A single genomic interval of Mucilaginibacter boryungensis harbors:
- a CDS encoding glycoside hydrolase family 2 protein, whose protein sequence is MKTAGYKLLLFAVLILSAITTRAQETQKIFLSGTGSDRTVNWQFFCTEGRNSGKWTTIPVPSNWELQGFGKYNYGLDKDSLKGREKGLYKHEFMVPANWQGKAINIVFDGVMTDTEVKINGKPAGDMHQGSFYRFKYDISKLLNYGKTNLLEVTVAKYSANPSVNNAERKADFWVFGGIFRPVFLEVFPVAHIKQQAVNARATGAFDAVLQLANAKAGTVTGQIYTLSGQKFGPVFSTKINAGDTAAHLRAAIKSPKLWSPEFPNLYNVVFTLNQGGKIVHTVKQRFGFRTVELRVHDGIYVNNVKIKFKGVNRHSFWPTTGRAMNKTQSIADVKMIKDMNMNAVRMSHYPPDDHFLDACDSLGLFVLDELTGWHGNYDTKVGAKLVHEMIAKDVNHPAIVIWDNGNEGGFNLELDHLFGELDIQQRPLIHPWTIFNGTNTQHYINYDYGTATNFHGHDVTFPTEFLHGLYDGGAGAGLDDFWELMWHTPLSAGGFIWVFADEDVVRTDKNGELDSDGDHAPDGIVGPYHEKEGSYNAIKEIWCPVRLDSREITPRFDGKLHLENRYFYTNLKQCTFSYKLTKLANPYQKIAPDTKTGTITAPDVAPGQYGYLQMALPAGWQNYDVLYMTAYGPDKRELYTWSWPITGHQAITARMVTKTGGSKPVITTTDSLYKVSANGINLEFSRNSGVLVKVKNAKGEIPFNNGPVLAEGGEKTGFKQLNYHYENNNLVVEGEFEKKANAAQLKWTIYPSGWVELAMRYWPVGEEGNLLGISFSYPEKDVKGVMYMGDGPYRVWKNRMKGVTLNVWDKKYNNTITGNPEPKIEYPEFKGYYSNLYWLKLQTTGQPVTIVCDNQDVFMRLFTPANPKKVYNTAPAFPSGDISFMNGITPIGTKSQKPEKLGTQGFPNKYFDYYRDINMALHITLYFDFSGK, encoded by the coding sequence ATGAAAACTGCCGGATATAAATTACTACTGTTTGCTGTGCTGATCTTATCAGCCATAACTACCCGCGCCCAGGAAACGCAAAAAATATTCCTGAGCGGTACCGGCAGCGATCGTACCGTAAACTGGCAATTCTTTTGTACCGAAGGCCGTAATTCGGGCAAATGGACAACCATTCCCGTGCCCTCAAACTGGGAGTTGCAAGGCTTTGGTAAATACAACTACGGGTTGGATAAGGACAGCCTTAAAGGCCGTGAGAAAGGCTTGTACAAGCACGAATTTATGGTGCCGGCCAACTGGCAGGGCAAAGCTATCAATATTGTTTTTGATGGCGTAATGACCGATACAGAAGTTAAAATAAACGGCAAACCGGCAGGCGATATGCACCAGGGTTCATTCTACCGTTTTAAATATGATATCAGTAAATTATTAAACTACGGCAAAACCAATTTGCTGGAAGTAACTGTCGCCAAATATTCGGCCAATCCATCAGTTAACAACGCTGAACGTAAAGCTGATTTTTGGGTGTTCGGTGGCATATTTCGCCCGGTATTTTTGGAAGTTTTCCCTGTGGCGCACATCAAACAGCAAGCGGTAAATGCCCGCGCTACCGGCGCTTTTGATGCGGTATTACAATTGGCTAATGCTAAAGCCGGCACAGTAACCGGACAGATTTATACTTTATCAGGACAAAAATTTGGCCCGGTATTTTCGACAAAAATAAATGCGGGCGATACGGCAGCTCATTTGAGGGCGGCTATCAAATCACCCAAATTATGGTCGCCAGAGTTTCCTAATCTTTATAATGTGGTATTTACCCTAAACCAGGGTGGGAAGATTGTGCACACTGTAAAACAACGTTTCGGCTTCCGTACGGTTGAACTGCGCGTGCACGATGGAATTTACGTGAACAATGTAAAGATCAAATTCAAAGGGGTTAACCGTCACTCGTTTTGGCCAACAACAGGCAGGGCTATGAATAAAACCCAAAGCATTGCCGATGTGAAAATGATCAAAGATATGAACATGAATGCGGTGCGGATGTCGCATTATCCACCCGATGATCATTTCCTGGATGCCTGCGATTCATTAGGTCTTTTTGTGTTAGACGAGCTAACCGGCTGGCACGGCAATTACGATACTAAAGTGGGTGCCAAACTGGTGCATGAAATGATTGCTAAAGATGTAAATCACCCGGCTATAGTAATTTGGGATAACGGCAACGAGGGCGGTTTTAATCTTGAGCTTGACCACCTGTTTGGCGAACTGGATATACAGCAACGCCCGCTTATCCACCCATGGACAATATTCAACGGCACCAACACACAGCATTATATCAACTACGATTATGGCACCGCAACAAACTTCCACGGTCACGATGTAACTTTCCCAACAGAGTTTCTGCATGGCTTATATGATGGTGGCGCAGGTGCGGGCTTGGATGATTTTTGGGAACTGATGTGGCATACACCGCTTTCAGCTGGTGGTTTCATTTGGGTTTTTGCTGATGAGGACGTTGTGCGTACCGATAAAAACGGTGAACTGGATTCGGATGGCGACCACGCGCCCGACGGTATTGTTGGCCCTTATCATGAAAAAGAAGGCAGCTATAACGCCATTAAGGAAATTTGGTGCCCGGTACGCCTTGATTCCCGCGAAATTACTCCCCGGTTTGATGGAAAATTGCATTTGGAGAACCGCTATTTCTATACCAATTTGAAGCAGTGTACTTTTAGTTATAAGCTTACCAAACTGGCTAATCCATATCAAAAAATTGCACCAGATACCAAAACTGGCACCATTACAGCGCCCGATGTGGCTCCGGGTCAATATGGTTACCTACAAATGGCATTACCCGCAGGCTGGCAAAATTACGATGTGTTATACATGACGGCTTACGGCCCTGATAAACGCGAACTATACACCTGGAGCTGGCCTATTACCGGGCACCAGGCAATTACCGCCCGTATGGTTACTAAAACCGGCGGCAGCAAACCTGTGATTACCACAACCGACTCGCTGTATAAAGTGAGCGCTAATGGTATAAACCTTGAATTTAGCCGTAACAGTGGTGTGCTGGTAAAAGTTAAAAATGCTAAGGGTGAGATACCGTTCAATAATGGACCTGTCCTTGCCGAGGGCGGCGAGAAAACAGGCTTCAAGCAACTGAACTATCATTACGAAAACAATAATCTGGTAGTTGAGGGCGAGTTTGAGAAAAAAGCAAATGCCGCGCAATTAAAATGGACGATATACCCTTCGGGTTGGGTTGAACTGGCCATGCGCTACTGGCCCGTAGGCGAGGAAGGCAATTTGTTAGGCATCAGTTTTTCCTATCCTGAAAAGGATGTTAAAGGGGTTATGTATATGGGCGATGGCCCTTATCGCGTTTGGAAAAACCGGATGAAAGGCGTTACATTGAATGTTTGGGATAAAAAATACAATAACACCATAACAGGCAATCCTGAACCGAAGATAGAATATCCGGAATTCAAGGGGTATTATTCAAACCTGTACTGGCTGAAGCTGCAAACTACCGGTCAGCCGGTAACCATTGTTTGTGATAACCAGGATGTATTTATGCGCCTGTTTACCCCGGCCAACCCTAAAAAGGTGTACAATACGGCACCGGCGTTCCCATCGGGCGATATCTCATTTATGAATGGCATCACACCGATTGGAACCAAATCGCAAAAGCCCGAAAAATTGGGTACACAGGGTTTCCCTAATAAATATTTTGATTACTACCGCGATATTAACATGGCGTTACATATCACCTTGTATTTCGATTTTTCGGGGAAATGA
- a CDS encoding alpha-L-rhamnosidase, which yields MKNRIHILTLLALVLLSYQCFAASGTQNLRCEMLVNPQGIGTTHPRLSWEITGDGRGIIQTAYQILVASTPIKLAANQGDLWDSHKMTSDRSVMVAYAGKLLMSRTACYWKVKVWTTNGESAWSNPAQWTMGLLNPADWKAKWIGYDNGFPWDSVSKFSRLSARYYRKQFDVSQTIKKATVYVVGLGHYELFVNGKQIGDQVLSTPPTDYTESVIYNTFDVTKEIKPGTNAIATTLGNGRFFTMRPKYKPKKIKEFGFPKMLLQLELEYTNGTKQTIVSDGSWKFTADGPIRTNNEYDGEEYDATKEMAGWNHTGFDDSKWLKPELVQAPGGKLVPQMNEPIRVVKLVKPVSIKLVKPGMYVMDMGQNMAGWLNMKVTGNRGQKVQLRYAETTKDGELYVTNLRDAKVTDVYTLKGDGPESWHPVFVYHGFRYVEIVNYPGTPTVDDFEGQVVNDDLEITGSFETSNALVNRIYQNAVWGIQANYKGMPLDCPQRNERMPWLADHATGSYSESFVFDNAKLYAKWLDDIEQAQKPNGSIPDVAPAYWNYYSDNMTWPATYLQVADMLYQQYGDKEPIAKHYASMKKWLAYMRTFMKDYIETKDKYGDWCVPPESPELIHSKDTLRTTDGQLIATAYYYRLLGTMQKFAKLLNKPQDMQEFAALAAKIKARFNQKYFDAKTARYSNNSVTSNLLPLYFDMVPAGERKAVFKNIDDKIVVANTGHISTGVIGTQWLMRGLTDNGRPDIAWHIATNTDYPSWGYMVSKGATTFWELWNGDTANPSMNSQNHVMLLGDLLVWFYEDLAGIKSDATSTAFKKIIMKPEAVRGLDFVNASYHSIHGLIKSDWKNIGGKFHWSITVPANTTAMVYVPAKSAEAVTEGGQKANASKSVKFIKMENGRAVFEVGSGNYVFDTK from the coding sequence ATGAAAAACCGCATCCATATATTAACCCTGCTGGCATTGGTGCTTTTATCCTATCAATGCTTTGCCGCTAGTGGCACACAAAACCTGCGCTGCGAAATGCTGGTGAACCCGCAAGGCATTGGCACAACACACCCGCGACTAAGCTGGGAAATTACCGGCGATGGCCGCGGCATTATCCAAACTGCTTACCAAATATTGGTAGCCAGCACCCCTATAAAGCTGGCGGCAAACCAGGGCGACCTGTGGGATTCACACAAAATGACGTCAGACCGCTCGGTGATGGTAGCCTATGCAGGCAAACTGCTGATGAGTCGCACGGCCTGTTATTGGAAAGTAAAGGTATGGACAACCAACGGCGAAAGCGCCTGGAGTAACCCGGCGCAATGGACTATGGGCCTGCTTAACCCCGCCGACTGGAAAGCCAAATGGATAGGTTATGATAACGGCTTCCCCTGGGATAGCGTTTCTAAATTTTCAAGGCTATCCGCAAGGTATTATCGCAAGCAATTCGATGTCTCCCAAACCATAAAAAAAGCCACGGTTTACGTAGTAGGCTTAGGTCATTACGAACTGTTTGTGAACGGCAAACAAATCGGTGACCAGGTATTGTCTACCCCGCCAACCGATTATACCGAATCGGTGATCTACAATACTTTTGACGTCACTAAAGAAATTAAGCCGGGTACAAACGCCATTGCCACTACCTTGGGTAACGGCAGATTTTTTACCATGCGGCCAAAGTATAAGCCTAAAAAAATAAAGGAATTTGGCTTCCCCAAAATGCTGCTGCAACTGGAATTGGAGTATACCAACGGCACCAAACAAACCATTGTGAGCGATGGCAGCTGGAAGTTTACCGCCGATGGCCCAATCCGTACTAACAACGAATACGATGGCGAGGAATACGACGCTACCAAAGAAATGGCGGGCTGGAACCATACAGGGTTTGATGACAGTAAATGGCTGAAACCTGAACTGGTGCAAGCTCCGGGTGGGAAGCTGGTACCGCAAATGAATGAGCCTATCCGTGTGGTGAAGCTGGTTAAACCGGTATCAATAAAACTGGTCAAACCGGGGATGTATGTGATGGATATGGGGCAGAATATGGCGGGCTGGCTGAATATGAAAGTTACAGGTAACCGGGGACAAAAAGTGCAGTTACGCTATGCGGAGACTACTAAAGATGGTGAGCTATACGTAACCAACCTGCGCGATGCCAAAGTGACCGACGTATACACCCTAAAAGGTGACGGCCCGGAAAGCTGGCACCCGGTATTTGTTTATCATGGCTTTCGTTACGTGGAAATTGTGAACTATCCTGGCACCCCAACGGTTGATGATTTTGAAGGCCAGGTAGTGAATGATGATCTGGAGATTACCGGCAGCTTTGAAACATCAAACGCGTTGGTAAACCGCATTTATCAAAACGCGGTTTGGGGTATACAGGCCAACTATAAAGGTATGCCGTTGGATTGCCCTCAGCGTAACGAGCGTATGCCTTGGCTGGCCGACCATGCCACCGGCAGCTATAGCGAAAGCTTTGTGTTTGACAACGCCAAACTTTACGCCAAATGGCTGGACGATATTGAACAAGCACAAAAACCAAACGGTTCTATCCCCGATGTGGCCCCTGCTTACTGGAATTACTACAGCGATAACATGACCTGGCCTGCTACGTACCTGCAGGTAGCCGATATGCTATACCAGCAATATGGCGATAAGGAACCTATTGCTAAGCATTATGCTTCTATGAAAAAGTGGCTGGCTTACATGCGCACTTTTATGAAGGATTACATTGAAACCAAGGACAAGTATGGCGACTGGTGCGTACCGCCTGAATCGCCGGAATTGATCCATTCTAAAGATACCCTGCGCACAACAGATGGGCAGCTAATTGCGACAGCTTACTATTACCGACTGTTGGGCACTATGCAAAAGTTTGCCAAACTACTGAACAAGCCACAGGATATGCAGGAGTTTGCCGCGCTGGCCGCGAAGATCAAAGCCAGGTTTAATCAAAAATACTTTGATGCGAAAACGGCGCGGTACAGCAACAATTCGGTAACATCGAACCTGCTGCCTTTGTATTTTGATATGGTTCCGGCGGGTGAGCGCAAAGCTGTCTTTAAAAATATCGACGATAAAATTGTGGTGGCCAATACCGGGCATATCAGTACCGGGGTAATTGGCACGCAGTGGTTAATGCGCGGGTTGACAGATAATGGTCGCCCGGATATTGCCTGGCATATAGCTACCAACACTGATTACCCAAGCTGGGGCTATATGGTAAGCAAAGGCGCTACCACATTTTGGGAATTGTGGAACGGCGATACGGCTAATCCATCAATGAATTCGCAAAACCATGTAATGCTTTTGGGCGATCTGCTGGTATGGTTTTATGAAGACTTGGCCGGTATCAAATCCGACGCAACGAGCACGGCTTTCAAAAAGATCATTATGAAACCGGAAGCGGTTCGTGGACTGGATTTTGTGAACGCCAGTTATCATTCCATCCATGGCTTAATTAAAAGCGACTGGAAAAATATCGGAGGTAAATTCCATTGGAGCATTACTGTTCCGGCTAATACTACGGCGATGGTTTACGTCCCTGCAAAATCTGCGGAAGCGGTGACTGAAGGCGGTCAAAAAGCAAATGCGTCAAAAAGTGTGAAATTCATTAAGATGGAAAATGGACGGGCTGTGTTTGAAGTAGGTTCTGGAAATTACGTGTTTGACACTAAATAA
- a CDS encoding DUF3826 domain-containing protein gives MKKLTITGILVAAGLSFATMVNAQEVSKIPAPLSAEAQAKADADVDKKATEYVAALNLTDEAKATRVKEVVSTHMKAVRDWNNTHNADMVPAGINPLSGKPLSAMDRQIIVNSSIPKSVHENLMTGLRKDLTEDQVEVILDKYTIGKVAFTLNGYKSIVPDLTPTEEAVILANLKQAREQAVDFKNIKQISAIFEIYKTKNEQYLNEHGRNWHQLYGDYTKMIIAKKAADKAAKEKAEQDKKN, from the coding sequence ATGAAAAAACTTACAATAACAGGAATTTTAGTAGCGGCGGGTTTGTCGTTCGCCACGATGGTTAATGCGCAGGAAGTATCTAAAATACCAGCTCCCTTATCCGCGGAAGCGCAAGCCAAAGCGGATGCCGATGTAGATAAAAAAGCCACAGAATATGTAGCCGCCCTAAACCTGACTGATGAGGCCAAAGCTACCCGGGTAAAGGAAGTGGTTTCTACTCATATGAAAGCCGTGCGCGATTGGAACAACACCCACAACGCCGATATGGTACCAGCTGGTATTAACCCGCTATCAGGTAAGCCATTAAGCGCTATGGATAGGCAGATCATCGTCAATTCGTCCATCCCTAAATCTGTACATGAAAACCTGATGACCGGCTTACGCAAAGACCTGACTGAAGACCAGGTTGAAGTGATACTGGATAAATACACTATTGGCAAAGTAGCGTTCACGCTGAACGGTTATAAGTCCATCGTGCCCGACCTTACCCCGACCGAGGAAGCCGTGATTTTAGCCAATTTAAAACAGGCCCGCGAGCAGGCGGTCGACTTTAAAAACATCAAACAAATCTCGGCCATATTCGAGATTTATAAAACCAAAAACGAGCAATACCTGAACGAGCACGGCCGCAACTGGCACCAATTATATGGCGACTACACCAAAATGATCATCGCAAAAAAAGCCGCCGACAAAGCCGCGAAAGAAAAAGCAGAACAGGATAAAAAGAACTAA
- a CDS encoding sialidase family protein, producing MNKKTILTISVWLLVFAAFGQINPWRKGIVTDEFIYEKAPYPECHAATIAETPTGFVAAWFGGTKERNPDVCIWVSRLVNGKWTEAINVADGIQNATLRYPTWNPVLFQVPHGDLWLFYKIGPSPSTWKGYMKTSADGGKTWSAQKALPEGFLGPIKNKPVLLNDGTILCPTSTEGKGWQVHFEATKDLGKTWTMIGPINEIGGEMKAIQPSILFHKGGKLQILCRSQNRAVLTSWSNDNGKTWSPLKKTSLPNNNSGTDAVTLKDGRQLLVYNHVLPPGKEIKGARTPLNVAVSKDGVKWYAAAILEDSPISQYSYPSVIQSSDGMVHVVYTWRRQKIKHVVIDPAKLQMKKIKNGIWPAVKGYTLPVVTGEVDVMK from the coding sequence ATGAATAAAAAGACGATATTAACGATAAGTGTGTGGTTGCTGGTATTTGCTGCTTTTGGACAGATAAATCCGTGGCGAAAAGGCATTGTGACGGATGAATTTATTTACGAAAAAGCCCCTTACCCCGAGTGCCATGCTGCAACCATTGCCGAAACGCCGACCGGTTTTGTAGCGGCTTGGTTTGGCGGGACAAAAGAGCGTAACCCCGATGTGTGTATTTGGGTAAGCCGACTGGTTAACGGCAAATGGACGGAAGCCATTAATGTGGCTGATGGTATCCAGAACGCAACCCTGCGCTACCCTACCTGGAACCCGGTGTTGTTCCAGGTGCCTCATGGCGATCTGTGGCTGTTCTACAAGATCGGCCCAAGCCCGTCAACCTGGAAGGGGTACATGAAAACATCTGCCGATGGCGGCAAAACCTGGTCTGCGCAAAAGGCCTTACCTGAAGGTTTTTTAGGCCCGATAAAGAATAAGCCTGTATTGCTGAACGATGGCACTATCCTATGCCCAACCAGTACCGAAGGCAAAGGCTGGCAGGTGCATTTTGAAGCTACAAAAGACCTGGGCAAAACCTGGACAATGATAGGGCCCATCAACGAAATAGGCGGTGAAATGAAGGCTATACAACCCAGCATATTATTTCATAAAGGTGGCAAGTTGCAGATACTTTGCCGCAGCCAAAATAGAGCAGTGTTAACCTCATGGTCGAACGATAACGGTAAAACCTGGTCGCCGCTGAAGAAAACATCATTGCCGAATAATAATTCCGGTACCGATGCTGTAACGCTGAAGGATGGCCGCCAGTTGCTGGTTTATAACCATGTACTGCCACCGGGAAAAGAAATTAAAGGAGCGCGTACGCCACTGAACGTAGCGGTATCTAAAGACGGTGTTAAATGGTATGCAGCCGCTATTTTGGAAGATTCGCCCATCAGCCAGTATTCGTACCCATCAGTGATTCAGTCATCGGATGGGATGGTGCATGTGGTTTATACCTGGCGCAGGCAAAAAATAAAACATGTGGTGATTGATCCGGCTAAACTGCAGATGAAAAAAATTAAGAACGGCATTTGGCCGGCGGTAAAAGGTTATACCCTCCCCGTAGTAACCGGCGAGGTTGACGTAATGAAATAA
- a CDS encoding acetylxylan esterase — MKKLLFLCLGLLITGSTYAQQNSDDRYREPLKDVLLKIQDRYHVKIKMNEALVKDKFVNYAEWRFRQDAETTLNNVLAPFDMKVNKEGPNSYKLKDYEYYRWEVQDGWKELDRIASQYHDKASFEQRKALLKPQLYQALQLSPLPTKPASAPIITPKRVYDGYTVENIAIEILPGLYINGSLYKPLKIRGKIPVVLSPDGHWDKQRYRADCQIRCASIARMGAMSYSYDLFAWGESLLQFKGEDHRRSLAQSIQALGAIRILDYMLSLKETDPTRIGISGGSGGGSHTALMAAIDDRITLSAPVVAISSYFYGGCPCESGMPIAQCGNGSDNVELAAMAAPHPQLLISDGSDWTANMPEHDFPYLQKIYGYYGATDKVENVHLPNDKHDFGPSKRFPLYTFLAKNFHLDIKNIQDKDGKFDESHVTVEKEPMLYVFGDKGEKLPKNAIHGFDQLERVWAMNVHK; from the coding sequence ATGAAAAAGCTATTGTTTTTATGTTTAGGATTGCTGATTACAGGCAGCACCTACGCTCAGCAAAATTCTGACGACCGATACAGGGAGCCATTAAAAGATGTGCTGTTGAAAATACAGGACCGCTATCACGTAAAGATAAAAATGAACGAAGCGCTGGTGAAGGACAAGTTTGTGAACTACGCCGAATGGCGCTTTCGTCAGGATGCCGAAACTACGCTGAATAATGTGCTGGCGCCTTTTGATATGAAGGTAAACAAGGAAGGCCCCAATAGCTACAAACTGAAAGATTACGAATACTACCGGTGGGAAGTGCAGGATGGCTGGAAGGAACTTGACCGCATAGCCTCGCAATATCACGACAAAGCCAGCTTTGAACAACGCAAAGCCTTACTGAAACCACAGCTATACCAGGCGCTTCAACTATCCCCTTTACCGACTAAACCGGCATCTGCACCTATTATTACCCCGAAACGTGTTTACGATGGGTATACTGTTGAAAATATAGCTATTGAGATTTTGCCGGGTTTATATATTAATGGATCATTATATAAACCGTTGAAGATAAGGGGTAAAATCCCTGTAGTGCTTAGTCCCGATGGGCACTGGGACAAACAACGCTATCGTGCCGATTGCCAGATACGCTGCGCCAGTATAGCCCGTATGGGCGCCATGTCTTATAGCTATGATCTGTTTGCATGGGGTGAATCTTTGCTGCAATTTAAAGGCGAAGACCATCGCCGCAGCCTGGCGCAAAGCATACAGGCTTTGGGTGCTATCAGAATACTGGATTATATGTTGAGCCTGAAAGAAACTGACCCTACGCGGATAGGCATCAGTGGCGGATCGGGTGGTGGTAGCCATACCGCTTTAATGGCTGCAATTGATGACCGCATTACGCTGAGCGCGCCGGTGGTTGCTATCTCCTCATACTTTTACGGCGGTTGCCCTTGCGAAAGCGGGATGCCGATAGCCCAATGCGGCAATGGCAGCGATAATGTGGAACTGGCCGCTATGGCCGCGCCGCATCCGCAGTTGCTGATATCAGACGGCAGCGACTGGACGGCCAACATGCCCGAACACGATTTCCCGTACCTGCAAAAGATATACGGCTATTACGGCGCAACGGATAAAGTAGAGAACGTTCACCTGCCAAACGACAAACATGACTTTGGCCCCAGCAAACGCTTTCCGTTGTACACGTTTTTGGCTAAAAACTTTCATTTAGATATTAAGAATATACAGGACAAAGACGGCAAGTTCGATGAATCGCACGTAACGGTGGAGAAAGAACCGATGCTATATGTGTTTGGCGATAAAGGCGAGAAGCTGCCTAAGAATGCTATCCATGGGTTTGACCAGTTGGAGCGGGTTTGGGCAATGAATGTGCATAAATAA
- a CDS encoding sugar phosphate isomerase/epimerase family protein — translation MKNKVILGLIAVLALPIIVSAQANSQRYKVAVADIMIIKRQKLGAFQLTKTIGADGVEVDMGGMGPRPTFENTLAVDSVRKQFLDKSKELNIEISSLAMTGFFAQPFGTRETAVKAVGDCITTMKQMGVKVAFLPLGASDPATKPEQREAVIARLKEVGKMAEKEDVVIGIGTALPAKDQVALLKEIGSPAVKSYFNFQDALDNNRDLEKELKTLGKKNIVMIHCTDTDGEWLQNDPKIDMKKVKATLDKMGWSGWLVLERSRDVKDVHNVKKNFGANTAYVKSIFQQ, via the coding sequence ATGAAAAACAAAGTTATATTAGGATTGATCGCAGTTTTGGCTTTACCGATCATCGTATCCGCGCAAGCCAACAGCCAACGCTACAAAGTGGCTGTGGCCGATATCATGATCATTAAAAGGCAAAAACTGGGTGCCTTTCAACTCACCAAAACCATTGGTGCCGATGGTGTAGAGGTAGATATGGGCGGTATGGGCCCGCGCCCTACTTTTGAAAACACCCTTGCGGTTGATTCGGTACGCAAACAGTTTTTGGATAAATCAAAAGAACTGAATATCGAAATTTCATCGCTGGCCATGACCGGCTTCTTCGCGCAGCCATTTGGCACCCGCGAAACCGCCGTTAAGGCTGTTGGCGATTGTATTACCACCATGAAACAAATGGGCGTGAAGGTGGCGTTCCTGCCGCTGGGTGCCAGCGATCCCGCTACTAAACCCGAACAACGTGAAGCTGTTATAGCACGCCTGAAAGAAGTTGGCAAAATGGCCGAGAAAGAAGACGTAGTGATAGGCATTGGCACAGCATTACCGGCTAAAGACCAGGTAGCACTGTTAAAAGAGATCGGTTCGCCAGCTGTGAAAAGTTATTTCAATTTTCAGGATGCGCTGGACAACAACCGAGACCTGGAAAAGGAACTGAAAACCTTAGGGAAGAAAAATATTGTAATGATCCATTGTACCGATACCGACGGCGAATGGCTGCAAAACGACCCTAAAATAGATATGAAAAAAGTAAAAGCCACGCTGGATAAAATGGGCTGGAGCGGCTGGCTGGTATTAGAACGTTCGCGCGATGTGAAGGATGTGCATAATGTGAAGAAGAACTTCGGCGCTAATACTGCTTATGTAAAATCGATATTTCAACAGTAA